From a single Sulfurimonas sp. genomic region:
- a CDS encoding bifunctional 2-C-methyl-D-erythritol 4-phosphate cytidylyltransferase/2-C-methyl-D-erythritol 2,4-cyclodiphosphate synthase has translation MRDLTLILLSAGSSSRFEMDVKKQWLRIKHDPLWFFVAKKLEKTSVFAKIIITSSADDLEYMKSYGQFTYVEGGDTRQQSLKNSLKYVNTDYVLVSDIARACIEATFLERIISHKTDADCIVPFLPLNDTIVYDGVTIDRDKVKRVQTPQLSKTAILLKALDTDIEYTDESSAIVASGGNREFIDGDENAHKITHISDLNKIPCIDSPSNDILSGNGFDVHAFDDKGDMYLCGVKIDSDYGFKAHSDGDVAIHALIDAILGAAGMGDIGMMFPDNDDTYKGIDSKELLKHVVKKIYNYGYIIINVDITIAAQKPRIGQYKQQMRETISSIINCDMHRVNVKATTTEKLGFVGRAEGVAVFANANLKYFNWQQKS, from the coding sequence TTGAGAGACTTAACACTTATCTTGCTATCAGCTGGCAGTTCTAGCCGTTTTGAGATGGATGTAAAAAAACAATGGCTTAGAATTAAACATGACCCATTGTGGTTTTTTGTAGCAAAAAAATTAGAAAAAACTTCTGTTTTTGCTAAAATAATTATTACATCTTCAGCTGATGATTTAGAATACATGAAAAGTTATGGACAATTTACATATGTTGAAGGTGGAGATACACGTCAACAATCACTGAAAAACTCTCTAAAATATGTTAATACTGATTATGTTCTAGTTAGTGACATAGCTCGTGCATGTATCGAAGCTACATTTTTAGAAAGAATAATCTCACATAAAACTGATGCAGATTGTATTGTACCTTTTCTACCTCTGAATGATACTATCGTATATGACGGTGTAACGATTGACAGAGATAAGGTAAAACGTGTTCAAACACCGCAACTCTCAAAAACTGCGATACTTTTAAAAGCTTTGGATACAGATATAGAATATACTGATGAAAGCTCAGCAATAGTTGCAAGTGGCGGGAATAGAGAGTTTATAGATGGTGATGAAAATGCTCACAAGATAACTCATATTAGTGATCTAAACAAGATACCTTGTATAGATTCCCCATCTAATGATATTTTAAGTGGTAACGGGTTTGATGTCCATGCGTTTGACGACAAGGGTGATATGTATCTTTGCGGTGTTAAAATTGACTCAGATTATGGGTTTAAAGCTCATAGTGACGGAGATGTTGCTATTCATGCACTTATCGATGCAATTTTAGGTGCCGCCGGTATGGGAGATATTGGGATGATGTTTCCAGATAACGATGATACATATAAAGGTATAGATTCAAAAGAGCTATTAAAACATGTAGTAAAAAAGATCTATAACTACGGTTATATTATTATAAACGTTGATATCACTATTGCAGCACAGAAGCCTCGTATTGGACAGTATAAGCAGCAAATGAGAGAGACCATATCAAGTATTATAAACTGTGATATGCATAGAGTTAACGTAAAAGCTACAACAACTGAAAAACTAGGCTTTGTCGGTAGAGCCGAAGGTGTAGCAGTTTTTGCAAATGCCAATTTAAAATATTTTAATTGGCAACAGAAGAGTTAA
- a CDS encoding response regulator yields the protein MKILIIENEVYLAQSIATKLGDLGHVCEMCTSTRDAIKSNSYDVVLLSTNINGQDFNPVIETFKNSIIILMVSYISNDTVSKPLAAGAKDYILKPFMIEELVRKINHYQDYEKVKKRNIAYEKYLAHSFANISNDYNHEEIELPVFVSSGFIKNIDAFAFEHARIKNKAINFISLNDPKAMSEINATGPNTILYIIDYQSLKKGERKAFLEVIADKQAIIANSDKVDDVDFNVIEIKSDNNVFDQGEILPIEDYVKFIVLNYQNKFPDTELSKKLGISRKSLWEKRKKYDIVKKK from the coding sequence TTGAAAATATTAATTATAGAAAACGAAGTATATTTAGCACAAAGTATAGCAACAAAACTTGGTGATCTAGGTCATGTATGTGAGATGTGTACGTCAACTAGAGATGCTATTAAGAGTAACAGCTACGATGTAGTACTATTATCTACAAACATAAACGGTCAAGACTTTAACCCTGTTATTGAAACTTTTAAAAACTCTATCATAATTTTAATGGTGTCATATATATCAAATGATACCGTATCAAAACCTTTAGCCGCAGGTGCAAAAGATTATATACTAAAACCTTTTATGATAGAAGAGCTTGTTAGAAAAATAAACCATTACCAAGATTATGAAAAAGTTAAAAAACGTAATATTGCTTATGAAAAATATCTAGCGCACTCTTTTGCAAACATATCAAACGATTACAACCATGAAGAGATTGAACTTCCTGTTTTTGTTTCATCAGGTTTTATTAAAAACATAGATGCATTTGCGTTTGAACATGCTCGCATTAAAAACAAGGCAATAAACTTTATCTCTTTAAATGATCCTAAAGCTATGTCTGAGATAAATGCTACAGGACCAAATACAATACTCTATATAATAGACTACCAATCACTAAAAAAAGGTGAAAGAAAAGCCTTTTTAGAAGTTATAGCAGACAAACAAGCCATTATAGCCAACAGTGATAAAGTTGACGATGTTGACTTTAACGTTATTGAGATCAAGAGTGACAACAACGTCTTTGATCAAGGTGAAATCCTTCCTATAGAGGATTATGTTAAATTTATTGTTTTAAATTATCAAAATAAATTTCCAGATACCGAGCTTTCTAAAAAACTAGGTATATCACGTAAAAGCTTATGGGAGAAACGTAAAAAATATGACATCGTCAAAAAGAAATAA
- a CDS encoding sulfate adenylyltransferase, with translation MTSSKRNKTLFIDAEAVSALEMLKNGLLRPATKLMNSKESAEVLQTGLINGQTFPFPFILAPSGKTNAEVLKSLKPGEEILLICDKVEFATLIVEEVFEIDPLERIKQIYGTSDTGHPGVQATLSRLGSFAISGEFTITNPKQFEHKNTIEEAKSLINAKHTTALMMAANPLHRGHEKLIRQTLDNTDLLVIFLLKPYTETNLSFDIRKESLEYFINNFLTKNEVLVVPLENSYIFAGYNEIILDAIVSKNYGCDRLTVGLNHAGLGMFYDSNSNNSIIDKVIGIDIEITVASQYVYCDKCTTLVSKTTCPHGQHHQISFHSDSILELLELGILPPTMLIRKELSAQILSKLHPNRFKNLEKLYYDLLPVEGLLEEHTEKDFYLELMKLYQTTSLT, from the coding sequence ATGACATCGTCAAAAAGAAATAAAACACTCTTTATAGATGCAGAAGCAGTATCTGCTTTAGAGATGTTAAAAAACGGTCTTTTAAGACCTGCAACAAAACTAATGAACTCTAAAGAAAGTGCAGAAGTTTTACAAACTGGACTTATTAACGGACAAACTTTTCCATTTCCATTTATTCTTGCACCGTCTGGAAAAACAAATGCAGAAGTATTAAAATCTTTAAAACCCGGTGAAGAGATCTTACTGATCTGTGATAAGGTAGAATTTGCTACTTTGATAGTTGAGGAGGTATTTGAAATTGATCCACTTGAACGTATCAAACAAATTTACGGAACTTCAGATACAGGTCATCCAGGTGTTCAAGCTACTCTGAGCAGACTTGGTTCTTTCGCCATAAGCGGTGAGTTTACTATAACAAACCCTAAGCAGTTTGAGCATAAAAACACTATTGAAGAAGCAAAAAGTCTTATAAATGCCAAACATACTACAGCACTTATGATGGCGGCTAATCCGCTTCACCGTGGACATGAAAAACTGATCAGACAAACACTTGACAACACTGATCTGCTAGTAATTTTCTTATTAAAACCGTATACAGAAACAAATCTGAGTTTCGATATTAGAAAAGAGAGTTTAGAATATTTCATAAACAACTTTTTAACAAAAAATGAAGTCCTTGTAGTACCACTTGAAAATAGCTATATTTTTGCAGGTTATAATGAAATTATTTTAGATGCAATAGTATCTAAAAACTATGGATGTGACAGACTGACGGTAGGACTAAACCATGCAGGTCTTGGTATGTTTTATGATTCAAATTCAAATAACTCTATCATAGATAAGGTTATAGGAATAGATATAGAGATCACGGTAGCAAGCCAGTATGTTTACTGTGATAAATGTACGACACTTGTAAGCAAAACAACTTGTCCACACGGTCAGCATCACCAGATCTCTTTTCATTCAGATTCTATCCTAGAACTTTTAGAACTCGGTATTTTGCCACCAACGATGCTCATTAGAAAAGAGCTCTCAGCTCAAATACTATCTAAACTACATCCAAACAGGTTTAAAAATTTAGAAAAGCTTTATTATGATCTGCTTCCGGTAGAGGGCCTTTTAGAAGAGCATACTGAAAAAGATTTTTATTTAGAGCTTATGAAGCTTTATCAAACAACATCACTAACTTAA
- a CDS encoding phosphatidylglycerophosphatase A: MNWFFITLFYSGLSPKAPGTVGTLVSLPLGMLILIYFSAETLFMATVLITAIAIREINKYEQKSGIHDDKRIVIDELAGMWFALSVAPAISINLNEVSNFENGFLIQSILSFLLFRYFDITKPSIIGRLDREAKGGVGVMADDIVAGFTAGILSAVTWQLILKFL; the protein is encoded by the coding sequence ATGAATTGGTTTTTTATTACACTTTTTTACTCTGGACTATCTCCTAAAGCTCCTGGAACTGTAGGTACGTTAGTATCACTTCCACTTGGTATGCTAATACTAATATACTTTAGTGCCGAAACACTTTTTATGGCTACTGTTTTAATCACAGCCATAGCTATAAGAGAGATTAACAAATATGAGCAAAAGAGTGGTATTCACGATGACAAAAGAATTGTTATTGATGAGCTTGCAGGGATGTGGTTTGCCTTAAGTGTTGCTCCTGCAATAAGTATTAATTTAAATGAAGTTTCAAACTTTGAAAACGGTTTTTTAATACAATCAATTCTTTCTTTTTTATTATTTAGATACTTTGATATCACAAAACCATCGATCATAGGCAGACTTGATCGTGAGGCAAAAGGCGGTGTCGGTGTGATGGCAGACGACATCGTAGCAGGTTTTACAGCAGGTATTCTAAGTGCAGTTACTTGGCAGTTAATCTTAAAGTTTCTATAA